Proteins from a genomic interval of Aspergillus flavus chromosome 7, complete sequence:
- a CDS encoding uncharacterized protein (expressed protein) gives MTPKDKSKDKSFWSSIKALQAAAEDVIYHSKSFKTHEELQHKNTELENQLKAAHSTVEDHKRQLEEERQKQQTLLTEKAHLSDFLEERVKGWVEKEKELLAQLQKTREDAETSRDAQLHDLSRKVRNQDEQLRRVRTELGEKDTTIVGLQGRLAQSQQEVEELKRATQLEDFGPDLIQNIKELEVALRDMVQKYFYKDFPTDISQVIPTIQQVQWKARTPPNPFSMFPTPAIGQSKKLRASCVQSLISSRLSRDIFQSLCLEAPASRMPMSCVLDQCNQITSQEKALLRALLVKVFESDEQRQVDENIESVVFEVVDIVEPLLERGRTGFEDELRHFLQNAADLWGKVQRSSKWVTTISDGHLCAEAGRSNTGKGADLRGHPVLVLFPHFITPGEASPLHKGSMLQADSESIRQTPSKWLDVERTMPNEESAVILREVPRYNHNLSRSPRNEKSFTQHLNTRKRHESQTRQSRVSRGG, from the exons ATGACGCCCAAAGATAAGTCAAAGGACAAATCCTTTTGGTCCTCCATCAAGGCTCTGCAGGCAGCAGCGGAAGACGTGATATATCATTCCAAATCTTTTAAAACCCACGAAGAACTACAACATAAAAACACAGAGCTTGAGAACCAACTCAAGGCCGCACATTCGACAGTAGAGGATCACAAACGGCAATTGGAGGAAGAGCGTCAGAAGCAACAAACATTATTGACTGAAAAGGCACATCTGAGTGACTTCCTGGAAGAGCGGGTCAAAGGCTgggtggagaaagagaaggagcttCTGGCCCAGTTACAGAAAACGAGGGAGGATGCAGAAACGAGTCGCGACGCCCAGTTACACGATCTATCAAGAAAGGTCCGGAATCAAGACGAGCAGCTTCGCCGGGTCCGTACCGAACTAGGAGAAAAGGATACGACAATCGTCGGTCTACAAGGGCGCCTTGCACAGAGTCAacaagaagttgaagaattGAAACGGGCGACTCAACTGGAGGACTTTGGTCCTGATCT GATACAGAACATCAAAGAGCTCGAGGTGGCCTTGCGCGACATGGTTCAGAAATATTTCTACAAGGATTTTCCGACTGATATCAGCCAG GTAATCCCTACCATTCAGCAAGTCCAGTGGAAAGCACGTACACCACCGAATCCTTTTTCGATGTTTCCTACGCCTGCTATTGGACAATCTAAAAAGCTCCGTGCTTCCTGCGTGCAATCCCTAATTTCTAGCCGTCTCTCCCGCGATATATTCCAGTCATTGTGTCTTGAAGCACCAGCTAGCCGGATGCCAATGAGCTGTGTCCTTGACCAGTGCAATCAAATTACATCTCAGGAGAAAGCATTACTACGTGCACTTCTAGTAAAGGTGTTTGAATCAGATGAACAGAGGCAGGTGGACGAAAACATTGAGAGCGTTGTCTTCGAGGTTGTCGACATAGTTGAGCCCTTACTAGAGCGGGGCCGTACTGGGTTCGAGGACGAACTCCGTCATTTTCTCCAAAATGCAGCCGATTTGTGGGGCAAAGTGCAACGGAGCTCTAAATGGGTGACAACAATTTCTGATGGACACCTCTGTGCTGAAGCCGGAAGGTCTAATACAGGCAAGGGTGCGGACCTTCGTGGACACCCTGTTTTGGTCCTGTTTCCCCATTTTATCACTCCCGGGGAGGCATCGCCGCTCCACAAGGGATCTATGCTACAGGCAGACAGCGAGTCTATAAGACAAACCCCAAGCAAATGGCTCGACGTCGAACGTACCATGCCCAACGAAGAAAGCGCAGTTATCCTCCGAGAAGTACCCAGGTACAACCATAACCTCTCCAGATCCCCGAGAAACGAGAAATCATTCACGCAGCATCTGAATACGCGCAAGAGACATGAATCTCAAACCAGACAGAGTCGGGTATCCAGGGGAGGTTAA